The sequence TAATCACCATAGATATATTTAACCTTAGCAAATCCTCCGGAAACTAAGAGTTCCTGTAAAAGTGCATCATCAACGTATACCCAGGCTATAACACGACCGTATTTATCAAACTTATCAGCCTCGGGATCATACTCAAGTTCGATTTTTTTTGCATTTTTTAAATGTTCACACGTAAATGAGCTCGCTTCCTCTGCAAAAAATTGAGGATTGTATTGATCATTCTGACGCAGCTCTGGCGTATCTACAGCAATAAAACGGACTTTCTCTTTTTTACCACCAATGTTTAGTTGTGCTGTATCCCCATCAATACACTTGTGAAGTGTAACGTGTTCCATATTTGAATTACTCTGCGGCTTCGCAAATTCAGATAGAAGAAATATTATTACCAAAATGACTAAAACAGTGATTTTAAGTAACATATTCGCGGTGTTTTGTTTAATTTTATTGTTCATAGACACATTATACCCTAAACAATGTTAAATATTAAAAAAAACAATAAAATCCTATTGCCTAAGACCTATTGTTGTGATAATATGAATGAGCACTCAAAGAAGAGAGCAAGAAACAAACTTGGAGATGTACTCAAGTGGCTGAAGAGGTGCCCCTGCTAAGGGTATAGGTCGGGTAACTGGCGCGGGAGTTCAAATCTCCCCATCTCCGCCATTATTTTGTTTCTCATATATAAAAAAAATGGTCCAGTGGTGTAGCGGTTAACATGCCTGCCTGTCACGCAGGAGATCGCGGGTTCGATTCCCGTCTGGACCGCCATTTTTTTGCAGGTGTAGTTCAATGGTAGAACACGACCTTGCCAAGGTTGAGGCGGGGGTTCAATTCCCCTCACCTGCTCCAAAATATAAATTATTAAGAACAGCATTGTTCTTTTTTTTATATCTTCCCTCAATTCAATAGACTTCTAATTGAATTGAGATTCCTTTTACCGTCATTTTTCAGGCTTTGTGTTGACTGTAAGGTTGCATTCTATAGCTGATTTAGAGCCAAACAAAAAAAACTAGTTTATGTTGTAAAAAAGGCTTGGAATAAGATTTTATCTATGGTAATATATATGAGCGTTAAGGGATTAACGTTTTGCAAATGGTCCAGTGGTGTAGCGGTTAACATGCCTGCCTGTCACGCAGGAGATCGCGGGTTCGATTCCCGTCTGGACCGCCATTTGCAGGTGTAGTTCAATGGTAGAACACGACCTTGCCAAGGTTGAGGCGGGGGTTCAATTCCCCTCACCTGCTCCAAATAATTAATTTAACTCTATAAGTTCGCTTATAGAGTTTTTTATTTTTAAAATCAAAGATTGGATTTAGAATAATATACGTTATAATGCTTTTATAGGAGGATTGTTTATGACCGCATCGATATATATTTTGAATATAATGGACAGTTACCAAATTGTTGTCGCAATCATCAGTCTTTCCGGTGTTTTACTTAGTTCTTTATTTGGATACATCAGTTCGTATCTTGGAAGAAAACAATCTGCCGATACCGAATTAAAGAAAATAAAAGAAAACCATCAGAAACAGATTGATCAGGAGAAGAAACTTGAAAAAGATACTAAACTTCGAATTGTATTACAAGAATTAACAGAAGGTTACTACGCTTTAAACTACGATCAATCCATTCCCGGTACGTATTTCAATACATCGGAAGGACAGGAAATCTTTAACCGTGTAATGTCTTTTATCACAGCATATGGTGATGAGCAATCCGTACAAACAACTATATACCTTCAAAAAGCAATCTTTGGAAGTCATCTTTTGAGTACCTATTATGATCGCTTATCAGAATACGTACAAGACGACTTAACTTACACCATCGATTGGATACGCTATGAAACAAACGCACTTACATCGATATTAATTGCTCAACTTCGATATGATATCAGTACTGAATTACTGAATCCAAAAGATCTTATGATGGTAAAATATAACAATGATAATCCCGTTCTCAGAGATTTCTTCGAATCCGGCGTAGACCTATTTATTGAGATGCTTCAACTTGAACACTTCTATCCATATATTGAAAAGCATACTGCTTTAAAAGAAAAAACATATTCTAATTGAATATGTTTTTTTAATTACGATGAGGTCGAATGATTCGTTTACTATTCATATAGGTGATTACAAAATAAATCAGGTAAAACAGAAAAACAATCGCGACCGTTGAAATGCTTAATACATTCGATGGATAACCTAAGTTGATAAGATTTAAATTTCGCTCTACCGCAATCAATCCAATAACTGTATGAACCAAGGCAACACCCAGTGGCATAAAGAAATATAAAGCTGTTTGTTTTAGAAGAGCACGATTTATCATGTTTGATGAAACCCCAATCTTCCGAAGGGTTTCATAGCGTGCTTGGTTATCACTGGCTTCTGATAATTGTTGGAGCGCTAAGATAACAAGACTTACGATTAAGAGTACCATCCCAACATATAGTCCCACAGCAGCAATGATAATTTCAGTACCCATTCCCGTAAGTCCTGAATTATATCTGGAAAGAATATCGGTAGCATAGTATTCTGTTGGATCATCCTTTTGTTTTAGATTTACTTGTTCTACAATCCTTTCAATCTCTGCCTCTGATGAATTCAAGAGATTACCACTCACTATCGTTTTGATAAAAATATCAGGCCAAGTGGCCTTGATATGATTGAAGTCTTGATCATTAACCACCAAGATCGGGTATCCATTCGATTGATTGGAAATGATTACAAAATTTTCTTTATCATAAGGTTGTAATCGAAATTCTTGATTATCAAAAATTAATGGCTTGCGATAATCAAGGATATCGACCAAAGGTGTGCGCATCGTAACAAGGCTGTTGTAATCCGGTTGAAAGTAAAGTTGAT is a genomic window of Erysipelothrix amsterdamensis containing:
- a CDS encoding thermonuclease family protein produces the protein MNNKIKQNTANMLLKITVLVILVIIFLLSEFAKPQSNSNMEHVTLHKCIDGDTAQLNIGGKKEKVRFIAVDTPELRQNDQYNPQFFAEEASSFTCEHLKNAKKIELEYDPEADKFDKYGRVIAWVYVDDALLQELLVSGGFAKVKYIYGDYLHVDKLNRLQANAKKQKVGIWK